The Maridesulfovibrio ferrireducens genome contains a region encoding:
- a CDS encoding SPASM domain-containing protein, which yields MSIHAPEEKKFTAADITLLNLEFNSSCNLRCQWCSLDHDKERMVMSEDILARVMDELVAGQLPNLRRVDLHNAGETLLHPDLPRMLTIIRRARQNLNSKATFGLLTNATLLTPVKSEQIVRSKAIDQMRFSLDGGTPELFESMRKGASWNKVQANIYNFLKANEVAGRPISTEAICIIPPDLNESAYLDPQFKLLLSMIDKVSLRPPHNWDGSVELEVDDSFYQEVAVDRINEVCFLLKRNLVVLPDGNVTVCCNDLNARGVIGNIADQTLTQLATSPKRLEMLRKFSEGNKSNIELCKKCTGFYSSAKTN from the coding sequence ATGTCAATTCATGCACCAGAAGAAAAAAAATTTACAGCTGCAGATATTACACTCTTGAATTTAGAATTTAACTCAAGCTGTAACTTGCGGTGCCAATGGTGTTCTTTGGACCACGACAAGGAAAGAATGGTCATGTCTGAAGACATTTTAGCCCGTGTCATGGATGAGCTTGTAGCAGGTCAACTCCCAAACTTGAGACGTGTAGATCTGCATAATGCTGGCGAGACATTACTTCATCCAGATTTGCCGAGAATGCTAACTATTATTCGGCGAGCTAGGCAGAACCTTAATTCAAAGGCCACTTTTGGGCTTCTTACCAACGCGACGTTGCTTACACCTGTAAAATCTGAACAGATCGTAAGGAGTAAAGCAATTGATCAAATGCGTTTTAGTTTAGATGGTGGCACTCCGGAGTTGTTCGAATCGATGCGGAAAGGCGCTTCTTGGAATAAGGTACAGGCAAATATATATAATTTTCTTAAAGCAAATGAAGTTGCCGGGAGACCTATTTCGACAGAGGCTATTTGCATAATTCCACCGGATTTGAACGAAAGCGCCTACTTGGATCCGCAATTTAAACTTTTGTTGTCTATGATCGATAAAGTTAGCCTTAGGCCTCCTCACAATTGGGACGGGAGCGTTGAGCTTGAAGTCGACGATAGTTTTTATCAAGAAGTCGCAGTAGACCGAATTAATGAGGTTTGTTTTCTTTTAAAACGAAATTTAGTGGTTTTGCCTGACGGTAATGTTACGGTTTGTTGTAATGACTTAAATGCTCGTGGAGTTATCGGGAACATTGCTGATCAGACATTAACTCAGTTAGCCACCAGCCCAAAACGACTTGAAATGTTGCGGAAGTTTAGTGAAGGAAATAAGAGCAACATTGAATTGTGCAAAAAGTGTACAGGGTTTTATTCCTCTGCTAAAACGAACTAA
- a CDS encoding 4'-phosphopantetheinyl transferase has product MSPQSVRPDKNSFLDLLFPNFVVTAESSPHICRSSLHEDEWKIVADSVPERQAEFCGGRVCAHQALKQLGVVDSAILQNKDRSPRWPDNVTGSISHTQGYCAAAVAKMDDIEGVGLDVELYSPLDWKLSELICSPQELVWLSSYSLSERGKLAKILFSVKEAAFKCQFPITLEFIDYAQAEITLDFNELSFCVAVNHESPEVSLVCSKIHGRYEVKNGFIISGATILNSPFLS; this is encoded by the coding sequence ATGTCGCCCCAATCTGTTAGGCCGGATAAGAATTCTTTCCTTGATCTCTTGTTTCCAAATTTTGTGGTTACCGCAGAATCTTCGCCCCATATTTGTAGAAGCAGTTTGCATGAAGATGAATGGAAGATAGTCGCAGACTCGGTACCTGAAAGGCAGGCGGAGTTTTGCGGGGGACGGGTTTGCGCGCATCAGGCTTTGAAGCAATTAGGCGTGGTTGATAGTGCTATTTTACAAAATAAAGATCGTTCACCACGGTGGCCGGACAACGTGACTGGTTCGATATCGCACACTCAAGGATATTGCGCGGCTGCGGTGGCAAAAATGGATGATATTGAAGGTGTCGGCCTTGATGTAGAGTTGTATTCTCCACTTGATTGGAAACTGTCTGAGCTTATATGTTCTCCGCAAGAGCTTGTCTGGCTTTCCAGCTATTCTCTCAGCGAACGTGGCAAATTAGCGAAGATACTTTTTAGTGTAAAAGAGGCGGCATTTAAATGTCAGTTTCCGATTACTCTGGAATTTATTGATTATGCTCAAGCTGAAATTACATTAGATTTTAATGAGTTGTCTTTTTGTGTTGCCGTCAATCATGAATCTCCTGAAGTTTCTCTGGTTTGCTCAAAAATACATGGCCGCTATGAAGTGAAGAACGGTTTTATAATATCCGGAGCAACTATTCTGAATAGTCCCTTTCTCTCATGA